One window of Chitinispirillales bacterium ANBcel5 genomic DNA carries:
- a CDS encoding transposase: MPTTRRIEVPGALAHIMAHSIEQRDLFVDDSDRNDFLQRLKEGLRKTGYKCYAWTLMDNHYHLLVRTNYLPMSKLMRALNGGYAQYYNKRHKRRGYLFQNRFKSVICQDQGYASQLIKYIHLNPLRAGKVRSLEQLESYSWCGHGFLIGKPGSIGESFQDRDECLVRFGKNRLEGVNNYRSYCDDNFCFDDLKCAGKLPETNNLEIKISCKGWPAVIGDSKYVKETLEKYKKNLNRKHRVSDYPYVLKTTMKSVCNTHKIEPYALFRRGRINMVTQARASFCYLVHELELIPCSVISEYLKISIGSVSRLAKQGRKRYHKELNQIPSPNINH; encoded by the coding sequence ATGCCTACCACAAGACGAATCGAAGTACCCGGTGCCTTAGCTCACATAATGGCTCATTCCATAGAACAGAGAGATCTTTTTGTTGACGATTCTGATAGAAACGACTTTCTTCAAAGACTTAAAGAGGGGTTAAGGAAAACTGGATATAAGTGCTACGCCTGGACATTGATGGATAATCACTACCACCTACTCGTTAGAACAAATTATCTACCCATGAGTAAGCTTATGCGAGCATTGAATGGGGGATATGCTCAATATTATAATAAAAGACATAAAAGACGGGGATATTTGTTTCAAAACCGATTTAAATCAGTAATTTGTCAGGACCAGGGATATGCTTCTCAATTAATCAAATACATTCATCTTAACCCCCTTAGGGCCGGTAAAGTTCGGTCATTAGAACAATTAGAAAGTTACTCATGGTGTGGACATGGGTTTTTAATTGGGAAACCTGGATCCATAGGTGAAAGTTTTCAGGACAGAGATGAGTGCCTGGTACGATTTGGCAAAAATCGACTAGAAGGGGTAAATAATTATAGATCCTATTGCGATGATAATTTTTGCTTCGATGACTTGAAGTGTGCTGGTAAATTACCAGAAACTAATAATCTGGAAATAAAAATATCGTGTAAAGGATGGCCTGCTGTAATTGGAGACTCCAAATATGTAAAAGAAACTCTTGAAAAGTACAAGAAAAATCTCAACAGAAAGCATCGCGTTTCAGATTATCCATACGTACTTAAAACCACGATGAAATCAGTCTGCAATACTCACAAAATAGAACCATATGCATTATTTAGACGTGGTAGAATAAACATGGTCACCCAAGCCCGAGCAAGTTTTTGTTATCTGGTGCATGAATTAGAACTCATTCCCTGCTCTGTAATCTCAGAGTACCTAAAGATCAGTATTGGATCTGTTTCACGCTTGGCTAAACAGGGTAGGAAAAGATATCACAAAGAACTTAATCAAATCCCCTCGCCAAACATTAACCATTGA
- the recD gene encoding exodeoxyribonuclease V subunit alpha, which produces MKDASFAVKYLCALVQSGQLTPLERRQLRFLYQTIHPGKSFPKIEKDTVAEVMVCQSHSECQLVAESIDEPLLLLLTLLFAELHNGSIVLPASDYNEFIEAAMSFANVAMSHEESAVSGILSENECLQSLKALYERVKEISFDFDKKASVLVKRHEGFSFQRLFRAEEKIKQNLTVRLSGQNESFTPGQIIETFASLDLPASLHYRQAAAVFLCCYKDTVIISGGPGTGKTTVVLAVIRTLLRLDKTLGVNSIALSAPTGRAAARLQESILQGLVSFSDDQSPEHQCKNIKSTTLHRLLGYDGSKGRNKYNRDNPLPYALVVVDEVSMIDVHLFASLLEALAPGTKLVLLGDRNQLPSVDAGAILGDLTSNFYLRSQGTFTDEMVSCAKELMSLSNSHVSPLNETENFEHLKCEENHQSLLEDHVVILTRSYRFRKNIAKASETLLNGVSTLELKRYGNPLIEDLDTGNISEDGIVAAVSKEYSWEDTLEHWSELLFPKQWFIMAQDLGNEIGDICEEYIPLARQLIEGLGKGRILCPLRSGACGVEETNAYLQKKHSASSVLALYSGMPIMIRSNDYSLGIYNGDVGVIVGKHNQNMRALFFIDNTYRLLPVEMLPDFEAAYAITIHKSQGSEFTRILVGLPQRDNVLITRELLFTAITRCKTMCEIFNWERCWVSAAMSRAIRRRSGLRV; this is translated from the coding sequence ATGAAGGACGCTTCCTTTGCAGTAAAGTACCTTTGTGCACTGGTTCAGTCCGGTCAGCTTACCCCACTGGAAAGACGGCAGCTACGGTTCCTTTACCAGACCATTCATCCCGGTAAGTCATTTCCCAAAATTGAAAAAGACACCGTAGCCGAAGTAATGGTGTGCCAATCCCATTCAGAATGTCAGCTTGTAGCAGAGAGCATAGATGAACCACTGCTTCTTTTATTAACCCTTTTGTTTGCAGAACTTCATAATGGAAGTATAGTTTTACCTGCTTCAGACTACAATGAATTTATTGAAGCTGCTATGTCTTTTGCTAATGTTGCCATGAGTCACGAGGAAAGTGCTGTCTCCGGTATACTATCTGAGAATGAATGTTTACAATCGTTGAAGGCCCTTTATGAGCGAGTTAAAGAAATATCGTTTGATTTTGATAAAAAAGCATCTGTTCTTGTAAAAAGGCATGAAGGGTTCAGTTTTCAGCGCCTTTTTAGAGCAGAGGAAAAAATAAAACAAAACTTAACAGTCAGGCTAAGTGGGCAAAATGAATCATTTACTCCAGGTCAAATTATCGAAACCTTTGCATCTTTAGATCTCCCTGCTTCGCTTCATTATCGCCAGGCTGCAGCTGTTTTTTTATGTTGCTATAAGGATACTGTAATTATATCTGGCGGCCCGGGCACAGGTAAAACAACCGTTGTTCTTGCAGTAATACGAACTCTTTTACGATTAGATAAAACTCTTGGTGTAAACAGTATCGCTCTCTCTGCTCCTACCGGACGGGCTGCAGCAAGGCTTCAGGAGAGTATTTTGCAGGGCTTGGTGAGTTTCTCAGACGACCAAAGCCCCGAACATCAGTGTAAAAACATAAAATCAACAACCTTGCATAGACTTTTGGGCTATGATGGAAGCAAGGGGAGGAATAAATATAACAGAGATAATCCTCTACCTTATGCTCTTGTTGTCGTGGATGAAGTAAGTATGATTGACGTGCACCTTTTTGCAAGCCTGCTTGAGGCTTTGGCTCCAGGAACCAAATTGGTGCTTCTGGGTGATAGAAATCAATTGCCGAGTGTTGATGCTGGGGCTATACTTGGTGACCTCACCAGCAATTTTTACCTCCGATCGCAGGGCACTTTTACCGACGAAATGGTCTCCTGTGCAAAGGAGCTGATGTCGCTTTCTAACAGCCATGTCTCTCCTTTAAATGAAACCGAAAATTTTGAACACCTTAAGTGTGAAGAGAACCATCAATCTTTGCTTGAAGACCACGTGGTGATCCTTACCAGGTCGTACCGTTTTAGAAAAAATATTGCCAAGGCATCTGAAACCCTCCTCAATGGAGTATCAACCTTAGAGCTGAAAAGGTATGGTAATCCCCTAATAGAAGACCTAGATACTGGTAATATCTCTGAAGATGGTATTGTCGCAGCTGTGAGTAAAGAATATTCCTGGGAGGATACCCTTGAACATTGGAGCGAGTTGCTTTTTCCAAAGCAGTGGTTTATAATGGCTCAGGATTTGGGAAATGAAATAGGGGATATTTGTGAAGAGTATATACCATTAGCCAGGCAATTGATTGAAGGACTGGGAAAAGGCAGAATTTTATGTCCGCTCAGGAGCGGAGCATGCGGCGTTGAAGAGACAAATGCTTACCTTCAAAAAAAACATTCCGCTTCATCGGTTTTGGCTTTATATAGTGGAATGCCCATTATGATACGGTCTAATGATTACAGTTTGGGCATCTATAATGGGGATGTTGGTGTTATAGTAGGGAAACATAACCAGAATATGAGAGCGCTCTTTTTCATTGATAACACCTATCGTTTGCTGCCTGTAGAGATGCTGCCTGATTTTGAGGCAGCGTATGCTATAACCATTCACAAATCACAGGGAAGTGAATTTACACGCATTTTAGTGGGGCTTCCTCAAAGGGATAACGTGCTTATTACTAGAGAGTTGCTTTTTACTGCTATTACCCGATGCAAAACGATGTGTGAGATATTCAATTGGGAAAGGTGTTGGGTGAGTGCGGCTATGAGCAGGGCAATACGGAGAAGGAGCGGGTTGAGGGTCTGA
- a CDS encoding UvrD-helicase domain-containing protein produces MINSEQIPVYLQMIPESASSWKHGVIEASAGTGKTYNIENLLIELLKLPPEMVPGEENRTERLNLSEILVVTFTEKATGELKTRIREKIECEIEALDKRHRALHSHLQDCLNRFDEASIFTIHGFCKKFLDSFAFESKLSLGPELRDEHELVLQFTRDWIRKGGLEKIDKTMAQRLLAGGPEKFITTLNNIMVHTECKEDVLLPFSDQLAADLITLEVQLQSHLQQLTDEDRRWFKEAVKHGVITTDEIVKKTGKAKTYKLPSSLEHCFKALVTAKAPKDILASSCNFETFNLHKQKKLSKGILKYLLKRFGDLFLSVYAFGVSNYVESWHKVLKDCRTKYSEFKTSGSLITFSDMIRKMRQELSSRNSLLLQALRDRFKFGIIDEFQDTNENQWTIFRRIFVDDQPTVLKRVLYVVGDRKQSIYSFQGADVQTCLKAMEELSGDERKCIDRNYRSTPAMIYSYNELFSSSWFVQERYNHVLPGKNDSQFPALFNSKTVPWGDAPLVLFDLGSEKSNEQKKKKLVELTVDTIKDLVQSKGIKESDICVLFEKNSEMLPVLNRLREEGVRATLGSEKGLFESIQCLNVICLLRSIAQPENAQWFKNALITEFFSVGIERFSSDSDCSGQEWSFYRDKLQKWFLLMRKSQYEQLLHSIIQDTNLYARIINREDGPKAISAYRQILTYTLKQLRNENLTFTQTVSKLYQLYKGELSESEEEEMFYRETSLSSVQLMTLHKAKGLQFPVVFLCTGIGGQSRSLTTCRVRDKDKMRLAISPLSDDLKSRVKEQEINERRRLWYVGLTRASHLQFAPHWNLEKKKECTAGWFLDTAFEELLKRQQQEQPHTPWVASVTKTQPENKDGIRKETEPVQEELNLFDTTIPEEELERRGVNNRRRIQTSYTSLAHGYTNSGHLLSTYGGRIEPGDENNEVIVSAKEREVFWENNLPPGAKTGNILHAVFEQIDFAVARDSASPEEMLNISDTVSIIDYQLQKQQLGSSDKTERRFQVAQIVWNTLNASVPLGQGESIRLADLSLNEKISELEYYYTFNRRGVSFCKNESAGTVFGFMDLVFLYNNKYWVLDWKSNLLPDYEEATIHQAMIDQQYTLQAALYAGALNQYLLTFKGSENYSLGGAIYMFLRGPQAGNSSGVWVRDFSWLQRAWDEALEEFGNKTIGDRLAMLAGGEKR; encoded by the coding sequence ATGATCAATAGTGAACAAATACCAGTTTACCTTCAAATGATTCCGGAGAGTGCTTCAAGCTGGAAACATGGAGTGATTGAGGCAAGCGCGGGAACAGGAAAAACATATAATATAGAAAATTTGCTTATAGAGCTTCTTAAACTCCCGCCTGAAATGGTGCCCGGTGAGGAGAACCGGACTGAACGATTGAACCTTTCAGAAATTCTTGTTGTAACCTTTACTGAAAAAGCCACTGGTGAATTAAAAACCCGAATACGTGAAAAGATTGAATGTGAAATAGAGGCCCTCGATAAACGTCATAGGGCGCTGCACTCACATCTTCAGGACTGTTTGAACCGCTTTGACGAAGCTTCAATATTTACGATTCATGGATTTTGCAAAAAGTTCCTTGATAGTTTTGCTTTTGAAAGCAAATTGTCACTTGGACCAGAGCTTAGGGATGAGCATGAACTCGTTCTTCAGTTTACCAGAGATTGGATAAGAAAAGGGGGGCTTGAAAAGATTGATAAAACAATGGCTCAACGCCTTTTGGCAGGAGGGCCCGAAAAATTCATTACTACCCTGAATAATATAATGGTTCACACTGAGTGTAAAGAAGATGTACTACTTCCTTTTAGTGATCAGCTAGCTGCAGATTTAATAACTTTAGAGGTTCAGCTTCAATCGCATCTCCAACAATTAACGGATGAAGATAGAAGATGGTTCAAAGAAGCTGTTAAGCATGGGGTTATCACTACCGATGAAATAGTAAAAAAAACAGGAAAAGCAAAAACATACAAACTACCTTCGTCTCTTGAGCATTGTTTTAAGGCACTGGTTACGGCAAAGGCTCCAAAAGACATCCTGGCTTCATCATGTAATTTTGAAACGTTTAACCTCCATAAACAAAAAAAACTCTCCAAGGGAATACTAAAATATCTTCTCAAACGTTTCGGGGATCTGTTTCTATCTGTATATGCATTTGGTGTTAGCAATTATGTTGAATCTTGGCACAAGGTATTAAAAGACTGTCGCACCAAATACAGCGAATTTAAAACTTCAGGAAGTCTCATTACTTTTTCTGATATGATCCGTAAAATGAGGCAAGAACTTTCTTCCCGTAATTCACTTCTTCTACAAGCCCTTAGAGATAGATTTAAGTTTGGTATTATTGATGAATTTCAGGACACAAATGAAAATCAGTGGACTATATTTCGCAGAATATTTGTGGATGATCAACCGACTGTTCTAAAAAGAGTTCTTTATGTTGTAGGCGATAGAAAACAGAGTATCTACTCATTTCAGGGTGCTGATGTCCAAACGTGCCTCAAAGCAATGGAAGAGCTGTCTGGGGATGAAAGAAAGTGTATTGATAGAAATTACCGCTCAACACCTGCCATGATTTACAGCTATAATGAACTGTTTTCGAGTTCATGGTTTGTTCAGGAGAGATATAATCATGTGTTGCCGGGTAAAAATGATTCTCAGTTCCCCGCTCTCTTTAATAGTAAAACGGTGCCCTGGGGAGACGCACCTTTAGTACTCTTTGACCTCGGCTCTGAAAAAAGTAATGAACAAAAGAAAAAGAAATTGGTAGAACTTACCGTAGATACAATTAAAGACTTAGTTCAAAGCAAAGGTATAAAAGAGAGTGACATTTGTGTTCTTTTTGAGAAAAACAGCGAAATGCTTCCTGTATTGAATAGATTGAGAGAAGAAGGTGTCAGGGCTACTTTAGGTAGTGAAAAAGGCCTGTTTGAATCCATACAGTGCCTCAATGTGATTTGTCTACTACGATCAATAGCACAGCCTGAAAATGCTCAATGGTTTAAAAACGCGCTTATTACAGAATTCTTTTCGGTAGGTATCGAGAGGTTTTCCTCAGACAGCGATTGTTCGGGACAGGAGTGGAGTTTTTACCGCGATAAACTTCAAAAGTGGTTTCTACTTATGCGCAAATCACAATATGAGCAGCTTCTTCACAGCATAATACAAGATACAAATCTTTATGCACGAATAATAAATAGGGAAGATGGGCCAAAAGCGATATCTGCCTACAGACAAATCCTTACCTATACTCTTAAACAGCTGCGAAATGAAAACCTAACCTTCACCCAGACTGTTTCAAAACTATATCAGCTCTATAAAGGTGAGTTGAGTGAGAGTGAAGAGGAAGAGATGTTTTATCGGGAGACCAGCCTTTCGTCAGTTCAGCTTATGACTCTTCATAAAGCCAAAGGCCTTCAGTTTCCTGTAGTATTTTTATGCACCGGAATAGGCGGCCAGAGTAGATCATTAACAACCTGTCGCGTCCGGGATAAGGATAAGATGCGTTTGGCAATATCACCTCTTTCCGATGATCTGAAATCAAGGGTAAAGGAACAGGAAATTAATGAAAGACGGCGGTTGTGGTATGTAGGTTTAACTCGTGCCAGCCATCTTCAGTTTGCTCCTCACTGGAATCTTGAAAAAAAGAAAGAGTGCACTGCCGGATGGTTTCTTGATACCGCATTTGAGGAACTACTGAAACGCCAACAACAGGAGCAACCTCATACGCCCTGGGTAGCTTCTGTCACCAAAACTCAACCTGAGAATAAAGATGGAATACGCAAGGAAACTGAACCAGTGCAGGAGGAACTAAATCTATTTGATACCACGATACCCGAAGAGGAACTAGAGAGAAGAGGGGTGAATAATCGCAGAAGAATTCAAACATCTTATACTTCACTAGCGCACGGGTATACAAATTCAGGACATTTACTTTCTACATATGGAGGAAGGATCGAACCGGGGGATGAAAATAATGAAGTAATAGTATCGGCTAAGGAGAGAGAGGTGTTTTGGGAAAACAATTTGCCTCCGGGGGCAAAAACCGGTAACATACTTCACGCTGTATTCGAGCAGATAGATTTTGCTGTAGCAAGAGACAGCGCTTCTCCGGAGGAGATGTTAAATATAAGTGATACGGTATCAATTATTGACTATCAATTACAAAAGCAGCAGCTTGGGTCCAGTGATAAAACTGAACGGAGGTTTCAGGTAGCCCAAATAGTGTGGAACACTCTGAACGCTTCTGTACCTCTGGGTCAAGGTGAATCAATCAGGCTCGCTGATCTATCTCTCAATGAAAAAATATCGGAACTGGAATACTATTATACTTTTAATAGAAGAGGTGTCTCTTTTTGTAAGAATGAATCAGCAGGAACCGTTTTCGGTTTCATGGATCTGGTTTTCTTGTACAATAATAAATACTGGGTACTGGATTGGAAAAGTAACTTATTACCAGACTATGAAGAAGCAACTATTCATCAGGCTATGATAGATCAACAGTATACACTCCAGGCTGCGCTTTATGCTGGAGCTTTAAATCAGTATTTATTAACATTCAAAGGAAGTGAAAACTACTCTTTGGGTGGAGCAATCTATATGTTTTTAAGAGGGCCACAAGCGGGTAATTCTTCCGGGGTATGGGTAAGAGATTTCAGCTGGCTCCAAAGGGCTTGGGATGAAGCATTGGAGGAGTTTGGGAACAAAACTATTGGCGATCGTCTGGCTATGCTTGCAGGAGGTGAGAAAAGATGA